In candidate division WOR-3 bacterium, a single window of DNA contains:
- the polX gene encoding DNA polymerase/3'-5' exonuclease PolX: MPANNEQLARLFNTIADALELKGETGFRVLAYRRAARELADLAEDVADLDKAGKLTTIQGIGEGIAKKIHEYLSTGRMNKYEEATAGIAPELLKLLQIQGLGPRTLKLLHEQLGVDSREKLKEVLKDGRAARLPGLGDKRVQNILRAMRLADMAGERMFLNEAMELAESVKTHLEALPGVTRVTPAGSLRRGRETIGDIDILVTGRNPKAIIRRFVSHPLVKQVLGQGTTKATCLFETRSGLRQVDVRVIPNASYGAALQYFTGSKDHNVALRTLARKQGLKLSEYGVFQDKRLVAGKSEPEVYAAVGLPYIEPELREDRGEIQAALEGQLPRLVRLEDIRCDLHMHTRLSDGSAEPEQMAEECRRRGYTHIAIAEHSASVTYAGGLSEDALLRHCDWVDRFNAKSRGFRILKASEVDITVEARLDYSDKTLERLDFVIASIHQGFKKNATERICFALEHPLVHMIAHPSGRIIGRREGYDIDLEKVIECAARNAKILELNAFYARLDLSDIWARKAKEAGVKLAINTDAHAVADLDWMKYGVLTARRAWLEKADVVNCLSYTRLLKLLSDIRTR; this comes from the coding sequence ATGCCGGCGAATAACGAGCAACTTGCCCGTCTGTTCAACACCATTGCCGATGCGCTGGAGCTCAAGGGCGAGACCGGTTTTCGCGTGCTTGCCTATCGCCGGGCCGCAAGAGAACTTGCCGACCTAGCCGAGGACGTGGCCGACCTGGATAAGGCCGGGAAACTGACTACTATCCAGGGAATTGGCGAGGGCATCGCCAAGAAAATCCACGAGTATCTGTCAACCGGACGGATGAATAAATACGAGGAAGCAACCGCTGGCATCGCCCCGGAGCTTCTTAAGTTACTGCAGATTCAGGGACTTGGGCCCAGAACCCTGAAACTGTTGCATGAACAACTTGGCGTGGACAGTCGGGAAAAGCTGAAAGAGGTTCTCAAAGATGGCCGTGCGGCCCGGCTTCCCGGTCTTGGCGACAAGAGGGTTCAAAACATCCTGCGCGCAATGCGCCTCGCCGACATGGCCGGCGAGCGCATGTTCCTGAACGAAGCTATGGAACTCGCCGAGTCGGTCAAAACGCACCTTGAGGCTCTGCCCGGTGTGACCCGGGTCACACCGGCCGGCTCTCTGCGCCGGGGCCGCGAGACCATCGGCGACATTGACATCCTTGTCACCGGTCGCAACCCGAAAGCAATCATCCGGCGATTCGTATCCCATCCATTGGTCAAGCAAGTTCTCGGCCAAGGTACAACAAAAGCTACCTGCCTATTCGAGACCCGGTCCGGTCTGCGCCAGGTTGACGTCAGGGTCATACCAAACGCTTCTTACGGCGCCGCACTCCAGTACTTCACCGGTTCCAAGGACCATAACGTCGCGCTCCGCACCCTGGCTCGAAAACAGGGCCTGAAGCTGTCAGAGTACGGCGTGTTCCAGGACAAGAGACTGGTCGCCGGCAAGAGCGAACCCGAGGTGTACGCTGCGGTCGGACTGCCGTACATCGAGCCGGAGCTGCGCGAAGACCGGGGAGAAATCCAAGCTGCGCTTGAGGGCCAGCTACCGAGACTCGTGCGGCTTGAGGACATCAGGTGTGACCTGCACATGCACACCCGCCTTTCCGACGGCTCGGCCGAGCCTGAACAGATGGCTGAGGAATGCCGCCGTCGCGGCTACACTCACATCGCGATCGCGGAACACTCAGCCTCGGTGACTTATGCCGGCGGCCTGTCCGAGGACGCACTCCTGCGCCATTGCGATTGGGTGGATCGGTTCAACGCCAAGTCGCGCGGGTTCCGCATTCTCAAGGCAAGCGAGGTTGACATCACCGTCGAAGCCAGACTCGACTACTCCGACAAAACCCTTGAGCGGCTCGACTTTGTCATCGCCTCGATCCACCAGGGATTCAAGAAGAATGCGACCGAACGCATCTGCTTTGCACTCGAGCACCCGCTGGTTCACATGATTGCCCATCCTTCCGGCCGCATTATCGGCCGCCGTGAGGGGTACGACATTGACTTGGAAAAGGTCATCGAGTGCGCGGCCCGGAACGCCAAGATCCTTGAGCTGAATGCGTTCTATGCCCGGCTTGACCTGTCCGACATCTGGGCACGCAAGGCCAAGGAAGCTGGCGTGAAACTTGCCATCAACACCGACGCCCACGCAGTCGCGGACCTCGACTGGATGAAGTACGGCGTCTTGACCGCTCGTCGCGCCTGGCTCGAGAAAGCTGACGTCGTCAACTGCCTTTCCTACACCAGACTCCTCAAGCTGCTGAGTGATATCCGTACCCGCTAA